Proteins from a genomic interval of Zingiber officinale cultivar Zhangliang chromosome 1B, Zo_v1.1, whole genome shotgun sequence:
- the LOC121975565 gene encoding uncharacterized protein LOC121975565 isoform X5, which produces MCTNVQTKNYLPEYNSMHGIKEDATSSWSSYCHQRKLSEHIFSTYMPRHVNGCTEQDKEILKRTILEHEAIFRKQICELHRLYRIQKDLMNEFQARNFNRSSVPAELSYSSSFSSQRWPEYTETISQMSGFPIGVTSWGNMPCAINEKTRLSFKRDRSIHFAQIPFPSGASKKDSEVLDYKPQKRTFDLQLPADVYMDIEDTGGFQKKNIAEPTNDATTPKNGTFYVLPDNGLKLTLQSDEVNHQVTNLTKQIGRSACIMVDLNKPSTKISFESPSNSASNQLLGTKPHNKLQQGYLDRLGDQQTPFHKNVYSKGEWPLNHESGNKGSTVDDFSRFSQASNHNGPTLPERLQSNSNSYCETFQYDHYNPEAWSRQELTHPIQTFPRFHSVTCLNSSMISPSVPSISTSQADLTSCTSSFALPLRNTAACKSNTLVAAHAPSFFSGSAYVNNESLSSNIDAQTPITHCQEWHNRSLNVSVGNVKTLPHTNKMHLNSVPYLNTASYKPDPINNGKENLHDNLPGSPIQCSHSRDLKTPLELNLNQALPSVMEDTNTLRQDPMCYDGCYRFPGDASGQKKASISETEEKKTSIVDFSLSNEHPKFIYGSNVVTPNIKKGEKELDLSACNLQEVTSTMPFRDHTMQGDKDSEKNGKRILGFPIDGVERHSSILVSTKYTEKVLAEKAMFMENDDRKFANFLCGTKILSMQKNIQNGDSATEVCGAMNTANSRPHINLNAELAYADDSTPSELIPEGVVVQPSHCISIFGAKIVSDPDLQASTSQAETSIINQYKHISSNKADNSEKKDFSCEKLVRLAAENLVAISADCNDCHNDIGSNRLSLPQFDTLCWFAELVSHGSENLVLVDNGRNGYAQSLDVDADNNDAGGGLDLFEAMTLELEEVKVDQQCHEAKETEAKGDEENEQEVKTPASLLFTKARRGQGRKRRQKRDFQKDVLPGLASLSRLEVSEDLQTIGGMLKSSGRPWQTSLLRQNIGQKRMNTQRKGTRQLSMSIAVEEAQVTSCQPSPLSNTELGVVGSSMIGWGRTTRRCSRRRCLPQSFIGPLS; this is translated from the exons ATGTGTACAAACGTGCAGACTAAAAATTACCTTCCGGAATATAATTCAATGCATGGTATCAAGGAGGATGCAACCAGTAGTTGGTCCAGTTACTGTCATCAGAGGAAATTAAGTGAGCACATCTTCAGCACTTACATGCCAAGGCATGTGAATGGATGCACTGAACAAGATaaagaaatattaaaaaggaCTATTCTTGAACATGAAGCAATATTCAGAAAGCAG ATTTGTGAACTCCATCGTCTTTATAGAATACAGAAAGATCTGATGAATGAGTTCCAAGCTAGAAACTTTAATAGATCTTCTGTGCCAGCAGAATTATCATACTCAAGTTCTTTTTCATCTCAAAGATGGCCTGAATATACAGAAACGATATCACAGATGTCTGGCTTTCCTATTGGAGTCACCAGTTGGGGAAATATGCCTTGTGCCATCAACGAAAAGACCCGCCTTAGTTTTAAAAGGGACAGAAGCATCCATTTTGCTCAGATACCATTTCCTAGTGGAGCTTCTAAAAAGGACAGTGAGGTACTGGACTATAAGCCTCAGAAGAGAACATTTGACCTCCAACTTCCAGCTgatgtatatatggatattgaAGATACAGGTGGATTTCAGAAAAAAAATATTGCTGAACCTACAAATGATGCTACTACCCCAAAGAATGGAACTTTCTATGTGCTTCCTGACAATGGCTTGAAGCTCACTTTGCAGAGTGATGAAGTAAACCATCAGGTCACAAATTTAACAAAACAGATTGGTAGATCAGCCTGTATAATGGTTGACTTAAATAAACCTTCAACAAAAATCTCTTTTGAAAGTCCATCAAACTCAGCATCTAATCAATTGCTTGGCACGAAGCCTCACAACAAATTGCAACAAGGTTATTTGGACAGGCTTGGAGATCAACAGACTCCTTTCCATAAGAATGTGTACTCAAAAGGAGAATGGCCCTTGAATCATGAATCTG GGAACAAAGGGAGCACAGTGGATGACTTTTCTCGATTTTCTCAAGCCTCTAACCATAATGGTCCAACTTTACCTGAAAGGTTacaatcaaattcaaattcatattGTGAAACTTTTCAGTATGACCATTACAATCCTGAGGCATGGTCTAGACAAGAGCTAACTCATCCAATCCAGACATTTCCAAGATTCCATTCAGTCACTTGCTTAAATTCATCTATGATATCTCCTTCAGTACCTTCAATCTCAACTTCACAGGCTGACTTAACCAGTTGTACATCTTCATTTGCTCTGCCCTTGAGAAACACTGCCGCTTGTAAAAGCAACACACTAGTAGCTGCTCATGCACCTTCATTCTTTAGTGGATCGGCATACGTTAATAATGAGAGTTTGAGTTCCAATATAGATGCTCAAACACCTATTACTCATTGTCAAGAGTGGCATAATAGGAGCTTGAATGTAAGTGTAGGAAATGTTAAAACACTCCCTCACACAAATAAAATGCACCTTAATTCTGTTCCATATCTGAACACTGCATCCTATAAACCTGACCCGATTAATAATGGTAAAGAAAATCTTCATGATAATTTACCTGGAAGCCCTATACAGTGTTCTCATAGCAGAGATTTGAAGACTCCATTAGAGCTGAACCTAAATCAAGCATTGCCAAGTGTCATGGAAGATACTAATACACTCAGACAGGATCCAATGTGCTATGATGGTTGTTATAGGTTCCCAGGTGATGCATCTGGGCAGAAGAAAGCATCAATTAGTGAGACTGAGGAGAAGAAAACCTCCATAGTAGATTTTAGCTTGTCGAACGAACATCCTAAGTTTATTTATGGATCCAATGTTGTGACCCCTAATATCAAGAAGGGGGAAAAGGAGTTGGATTTATCAGCATGCAACTTGCAGGAAGTCACATCAACCATGCCGTTTAGAGATCATACAATGCAGGGAGATAAAGATTCTGAGAAAAATGGGAAAAGAATTCTTGGCTTTCCTATTGATGGTGTCGAGAGACATTCCAGCATACTTGTTTCCACCAAATATACGGAGAAGGTATTAGCTGAGAAAGCTATGTTTATGGAAAATGATGACAGAAAATTCGCTAACTTCCTCTGTGGTACAAAAATATTGAGTATGCAGAAGAACATTCAAAATGGTGATTCTGCCACCGAAGTTTGTGGTGCAATGAACACTGCAAACTCTAGGCCTCATATTAACCTGAATGCTGAGCTGGCATATGCAGATGATTCTACACCTTCAGAGTTGATACCTGAAGGAGTAGTGGTTCAGCCTTCACATTGTATATCAATTTTTGGAGCAAAAATTGTTTCTGATCCTGATCTTCAAGCCTCTACTTCTCAGGCTGAAACTAGCATTATAAATCAATATAAACACATTTCATCGAATAAGGCAGATAATTCAGAGAAAAAGGATTTTTCCTGTGAGAAACTTGTAAGATTGGCTGCAGAAAATTTAGTTGCTATCTCAGCGGATTGTAATGATTGCCACAATGATATTGGCTCTAACCGGTTATCCCTGCCTCAATTTGACACCTTGTGTTGGTTTGCAGAGCTAGTATCACATGGTTCAGAAAACCTCGTGCTAGTTGATAATGGTAGAAATGGGTATGCTCAATCTTTGGATGTTGATGCTGACAACAATGATGCTGGTGGTGGTTTGGATCTATTTGAGGCCATGACATTGGAACTTGAAGAAGTCAAGGTGGATCAGCAATGTCATGAAGCAAAAGAAACTGAGGCCAAAGGCGATGAAGAAAATGAGCAGGAAGTTAAAACTCCTGCTTCACTGCTTTTCACAAAGGCTCGGCGTGGCCAGGGAAGAAAAAGGAGGCAGAAGAGGGACTTCCAAAAGGATGTCTTGCCAGGCCTTGCATCACTCTCAAGGCTTGAAGTTTCAGAGGATCTTCAAACTATTGGGGGAATGCTGAAATCATCAGGTAGGCCTTGGCAAACAAGTTTACTAAGGCAAAACATTGGCCAAAAGAGAATGAACACCCAAAGAAAGGGAACGAGGCAGCTGAGCATGTCCATTGCAGTTGAAGAGGCTCAAGTTACCTCCTGTCAACCCTCACCACTCAGTAATACTGAACTAGGTGTTGTTGGAAGCAGTATGATCGGGTGGGGAAGGACAACACGGCGATGCAGTAGAAGGAGATGCCTCCCGCAAAGTTTCATTGGCCCTTTGAGTTAA